Below is a genomic region from Venturia canescens isolate UGA chromosome 1, ASM1945775v1, whole genome shotgun sequence.
TGGAAATATTTGAGCTAAATTTGGAACCAGAAAAATAACTAACTAATTATGTGATTTGAAATACAATAATTGACATACTTTATCCAGTCAATATcaatatcaataaaataatgttttgATTTGCGAATAATTTGCATTAGAAAATACGAATTAAAAGGAAAGAAAGTATAAGCCGAATTAAATTTGTTTTCTGTTTTGATTACACAGGAAAGTCCCAGGGCCTTGTGCCTAAAATCGTCAGTGATGTCGGTGCCACTGGCAGGCACCTTGGGTTCCTGGGATCTCAGGCTCGCAAACTCTTTGTTGACAATGTATTGAAGAGAGTGACCAACAGCTTGGCGGCAGACTTACGTCGGAAAGCAGCGAGTCGTTTGTTGTTTGGAGATTCGGCACCTTTTTTCGCTCTCGTTGGTGTGTCATTGGCGTCAGGCACGGGGATATTGACCAAGGATGATGAACTAGAAGGAGTTTGCTGGGAAATCAGAGTATGAATTTTATGTCCAAGTATAATGAAAATAACAACCAGTCGGTGTCCGTGGTTTTTATTTCCTATTTCATTATCTTCGTCAATCGTTAAACGTGCAGGATGCTGTTTCAAAAATACATTGGAACAAGCCACAGAACGATGGAAACTACGAAACGACACTGATCAACGACGAGGCTGCAAGTCTCAAGGATTTCGTCATCGGGCCACCAATAGCCAAAGGATGTTCCGCCGTTGTTTATGCTGCTCGGATGAAAGATTCTTCAGATTCAATAGACAAAGACGTCGTTAAAATAGAAAGCAACACTCAAGACACTTCGAGTTTTCCATTGGCTATAAAAATGATGTTCAATTACGACGCAGAATCTAACGCTTCGTCGATTCTTCGAGCAATGTATCGCGAGACCGTACCAGCTAGAAAATATAATCGCAACGAAGAACTCGCTGACTGGGAGCTGCGAATGGCTGAAAACATGCGACCTCTGCCACCGCATCCCAACATTGTCGCCATGTATTACGTTTTCGCTGATCGGGTACCTTTTCTACCAGGCTCAACGAGGATGTATCCTGATGCTCTTCCAGCTCGACTCAATCCCCAAGGATCAGGACGAAATATGAGTCTTTTCCTTCTTATGAAAAGGTAATTGGGGCAACGCTTCACACAACATATGACAGACATGAAAACGAGATGGGGAAGCAGGTGTACGCACATAATGTTTTTCACTGTTTAAAATTGCACAGGGAATCTGTAGAACGGTGAAAATCTAAATTACGCCGAATAATTAGAGGCactacaaataaaaatagcaGAAAGAATATGGCTCAGTCCATCTTGAGTAGTCGAATAGATTATTGTTCCTTGCATATTGCAGTCGTTTTTTCCGATGAAATAAACAAACCGATTTCACTGATCATCGAATATGGGTAGATTGTGCTAATTTTTTGGAACTCGAATGTTCCGTAGGAAACGAAAAGTGTTGATAGATTCATTCATGACTGTctaaaatgtttcatttacaAAATTCTTCCTGGATAgtaatttgaaaagaaaacggCGCATAAAACTCTTAGATTCGGTAAATTTTCAGTATCTCATAATCATAATAAAATGAGAACAATCATCCAAACATTTTTCCCAGGTGTATTCGAACTGCTTGAAACGCTTTAATACCCCTGCACAATGAacagtttcttttgtttcgAAAACAAAGCTCGTTCTGTGAGAACAAAAACGATATGACGAAAGTCAATGTTATTACTGCAATAACAATGTGAAAGAGACAACTGAGGCGCTTCTCGAAAGATTGGTAAACAAGTTGAATCGTTTTCCAGGTACGATGTCACCTTGAAGCAGTACATGATCGATCGCAATGTTAATATTCGAGAGTCGATTCTTTTACTCGCACAATTATTAGAGGGAATAGCACACATGAATCTTCACGGTATCGCACATAGGTGAGTGTTATTTGTATAtgactttttttgttttcatatcACTGTCGCGATTGTATTTCATATCAATAAAGAAAATTGATATGCTGATGTAATTTCAACACGATATCAAAGTTCGCAGAATTACAGACGAcaaataatcttttttccaATACCGCCATTATTGATTGCGAAaaccgaattttttattgacgcATTCGAggtgttttattcaaaattcagaattttttgcgCAATTTTTGTCTAAAATGTCAAAGGATTATtccattttcaaatgatttttttcacttggaGGCAATTCTGtaattacgatttttattttgaaaaatctactCGTTTATGCAaacaattgataaaaaaaaacttcaaataaATTCCTCGATACGAAGCAAAAAATAATGCACGCCCTAATTTAGGTTCTTCAATGTAACTCtttgtaataatttttttctttcagggACTTAAAAAGCGATAATATTCTACTCGATATTTCGGAAGTATCGGACAATTGTCCGTCTCTCGTGATAACAGATTTCGGTTGTTGCCTCGCCGACAAAGTTCACGGTCTATATCTACCGTACAACAGCCATGATCTTGACAAAGGTGGAAACGCAGCTCTCATGGCTCCGGAAATCGTGAATGCAGAGCCTGGACCTTTCACTAGTATCAATTACACGAAAGCCGATCTCTGGACCGTTGGAACAATCGCTTACGAAATATTCGGCATGAAAAATCCGTTTTACGTTGTCAACAACGAAGGATCGTCGTTGAAAAATCACAGCTACACGGAAGACGCTTTACCTTCGTTGCCCGACGACGTACCTCCTGTGATAGTCACGCttgttaaaaatatattgagcCAAAACCTTCATAAGGTAATTATCCGAATTTCCgctgttatgaatttttttaatttcctaTCTTGAGAAAAATGTGTTTCTCCCAATAGCGGCTCTCGCCGGAAATGGCTGCAACGATAATGCAACTCTATCTTTGGGCACCAAGCTCCTGGCTGCGTAACAAAACTCAAATTCCTTCCAGTAATGAAGtaagttaaaaaattcaaatatgtagaattttggtttttgttttttgtaccATTGATTCTGAGAAAATCTGCGTTTCGAAAGCCTGCTTTGTGTTTGTTTGAACTACACTAGGATCGTTCTCTCTTATCGCACAGTGAAGAAGCTCTTGAACTAACTTAAAAATGCTTTATGTTCTAGATTCTCCAATGGTTGCTTTCTTTGACAACGAAAGTTCTATGTGAAGGTCGAAATGTTTACTCGATGCAAGAGCCGGAAGCGTTGTACTACAGCGGAAACACGGACGATCGTCGAGCGAGTGGATCTCACCAGAATTTCCACAGATCGTTATCGACGCGTTCCTGCGGTCGACGAACGATGCCGGAATATCAACTGATTGCGAGCTTCCTTGGTCGGGTGTCCCTTGGAAACGTGAGGGAGTGTTTCAAATGGTTGCAGAAAAATGCATGAAGTGTTATTCAATTCGATATTAATGAGTCAGGAATGCTCCATTAGAATTTCTTCGCAATCATATGGTAGTATGTGTGTTTATAGTCGCGGAAATTCAGACGCGTCCGAAGACCATTCGACGTGAGTTGCAAAAGATAAGGATGAGAAACAACATCGCGATATAATCGCGAGTTTCAGAAAGTATTGTTCGAACGAGAAAAGCGAAGAAAGAAGACAATTGTTATaaactatattttttatactctCGAAAAAGCGCTGAAATAATTTCATCAACGTATTGCTCGCAACTTTACGATCTTGCGCTACGTCATGTTATGTcaaattatttcgtttttttttttttgttttttttttattatcacgcTAATCGAGTGCCTTCAATGTTAAAGTTTTACGAACGtgtattatattttttgaaaagtccgTCGATCTTGTTCAACGTTGTTCTCGGTAATTCAGCGGTTTTTCCGATCATTAATTCAAATCGTGAAACAAATCAATCGAAATATTACGTTAATCCATTATTTTCCCTTCACTCACTTTTCGATgcacgaaaaaattgtatcgctATTATGGTGATGGTCTGATAACATAAAACGAACGAAAGTAAGTGAGCACAACGATTGTGCTCTCGGatcgaaaattcgatattggttaagatcgcatcgttgaagaTCAGCGAAAATTTTGTCCGTTGTCTCACAACTTGGtttcgaaaaacaaaaggaaaaTTGTTAAACTTTTAAGCCAAAGAAATCAACAGAAAACTATTAGAGAAtacgaaatatgaaaattgggaATGGAATTTGTGTTTGCTAATCCCAAATGGAGCAAAAGTGTTGTAtgattttaaaatgatagtcATTCTCGTAATTCgttatttgaaaatatcaGTGAAATCGTGATTGGAGAAAttgtaattcaaaattgtcgCGAGTGTataaatatcgaaataaagCTTGTACATAGAGAATTTTCGGTAGTCATTCTACgagctcaattttttcttgtccTCTTTGACTTTGAAGTCTCTTGGATGTGCGGGGATTCCACATGTTTGCATTTTCTTCTTCGTGTCTTCGAGGTCCAGCTTCTTCGTCGACGTCAAATCTTTTAGAAAGGCGTGAAACTCTTCGTATGATATCGCTCGTTtgcgaaatttgaaaaacatcaATCCCGTGTCCGTGGTTGTTACACGAGTCATGTCGAGAATTCTGGCCGAAGTTAACCATATGTTGAGCTGAGAAAGCGGTAACAGTTTTACTTTCTTGGCATCCGAAATAGGATCCATTCGACAGTACGCTGCGAAACCCacgaatattttttagcaACGAGTCGTTagcaccaaatttttttcatttttttcaatgcaatCATTTTTCTTGGCTGATCTTGACCAGTGCATTGATGGAGAGGAGAACATTAAAGGTTAATGgtcagtgaaaaattcattgctaCATTTCATTCCAATTCCAAAAATCTGTAAGGAATTAAAAAAGCGAGCTCGAATCCATATAAATTAatgtaaatcgaaaaaaaaccttcGAACATGATATTCATAGGGACCACTTCCGGTTCGGCTTTTTTCACAGGGACACCAAAATCCTGCATTTCGATGCGAGCAATTCCtatcattttgaaacttgacattaatgaaaaaaaacaagagaaatGAGTTCAAAAGACGGTGCAGTTGATCCGTCCCCAAAAAGGCATGGAAGAGAACGTGTCAATTGGAGATGAAAACTCACCTTTTAAAGTCACCGTTGACAAGTATTGTAACTATATTATCGAGATAAAAAAGTTGATCGATCAACCTCGAGTCGGCATCGAAGATGATGACTCGAATATTGTGCCAGCTGAGTCAccgggaaaaataaattcgatgaCAAATATCAACTTTCTGGACTTTGTTAATGAGATATCTGAGGCAACGAGAACACTTTCATTGAATGGCAAAGACGTTTTTCTTCGATACGGGTTCGTGATTATTATCagataaacaaaaaagaaacgtCAGTAAATTCGGGGATACAATGAAACTGAATAAATTTCAGAAAACGTCTGGAAGACCAGGATATTCAAAACTTACTAATTTTTCTGCGAGAAAATCCAGCAATTGTTGACCTTGATTTATCTTTCAATGATATTCACTGTGATGGTTTCATCGATATAATCAACTACCTCACggtaatgataaaaaatttgtgagattttcaaaaacttaTTCACACAGGATTGAATGATTTGTTAGGCTCACGAACAAATCGTAAGACTCAATCTACAAAACAACGAAATAAGAACCAAGGGGGTAGCACACTTATGTGAATCTGGGGACAACTTGAAACTGGAAGTTCTGTGGTTGAATGGGAACAAATTTGGTGTGGAGGTGAAATACtgaataatcatgaaaatatcGATAATTTATCAACATGGAACTGGAAGTGTTCCAATAATAATTCTTCGAGGAATTTAGAGTTCGAAACAATTGGCATTAAtgctttcgaaaaatcgatggcTTCGTGAACTGAATGTGGCTGAGGTCGATCAAACTGCTTCGAGTCTGGTTTACTTTACTACAATTCTGAGACACGATCAGGATCTGCACAACGCAACTCTTAAGACTTTGAACATCAGTAGCCCCCATCCAGGATGCATGTACTATTTCGATAGTGCTCATTTTGCCACTCTCATTGGCTCCATGCTCAAAGTAATCAATTATTAATCAAATAAATctcagaaaaaaatacgacTCTGAAAACTGCGTTTCACCTTTGTCTTATTCCaatttgattttcattattcttcaTCGtctatcttcattttttcatctttatggATACACCAAGAGCGAGGTTTTATTTGaacattcattttcttttggtTCAGACCAACAAATGTCTGCAAAATTTGCATATCCAAAAGTTCGGATTTACCTGCCACGATATCGAGCTGATGTTTGTAGATGGAAAATTGAACAGAACTCTTTTACTCCTGGATTTGAGTGGCAACAATATCGGTGATTTTGGGGTCGAATTTATCGCCGAATGGTTGGCGAAAAAGCCAGCAATTTCTA
It encodes:
- the Pink1 gene encoding serine/threonine-protein kinase Pink1, mitochondrial, which encodes MSIRTAARRIVQNGRVLLRSLRNPENYYSSCYSRGHLNKIHVVEVGKSQGLVPKIVSDVGATGRHLGFLGSQARKLFVDNVLKRVTNSLAADLRRKAASRLLFGDSAPFFALVGVSLASGTGILTKDDELEGVCWEIRDAVSKIHWNKPQNDGNYETTLINDEAASLKDFVIGPPIAKGCSAVVYAARMKDSSDSIDKDVVKIESNTQDTSSFPLAIKMMFNYDAESNASSILRAMYRETVPARKYNRNEELADWELRMAENMRPLPPHPNIVAMYYVFADRVPFLPGSTRMYPDALPARLNPQGSGRNMSLFLLMKRYDVTLKQYMIDRNVNIRESILLLAQLLEGIAHMNLHGIAHRDLKSDNILLDISEVSDNCPSLVITDFGCCLADKVHGLYLPYNSHDLDKGGNAALMAPEIVNAEPGPFTSINYTKADLWTVGTIAYEIFGMKNPFYVVNNEGSSLKNHSYTEDALPSLPDDVPPVIVTLVKNILSQNLHKRLSPEMAATIMQLYLWAPSSWLRNKTQIPSSNEILQWLLSLTTKVLCEGRNVYSMQEPEALYYSGNTDDRRASGSHQNFHRSLSTRSCGRRTMPEYQLIASFLGRVSLGNVRECFKWLQKNA
- the LOC122418925 gene encoding leucine-rich repeat-containing protein 74A-like — translated: MEENVSIGDENSPFKVTVDKYCNYIIEIKKLIDQPRVGIEDDDSNIVPAESPGKINSMTNINFLDFVNEISEATRTLSLNGKDVFLRYGKRLEDQDIQNLLIFLRENPAIVDLDLSFNDIHCDGFIDIINYLTAHEQIVRLNLQNNEIRTKGVAHLCESGDNLKLEVLWLNGNKFGVESSKQLALMLSKNRWLRELNVAEVDQTASSLVYFTTILRHDQDLHNATLKTLNISSPHPGCMYYFDSAHFATLIGSMLKTNKCLQNLHIQKFGFTCHDIELMFVDGKLNRTLLLLDLSGNNIGDFGVEFIAEWLAKKPAISRLVLAHNIITSAGARALSQGLPFSKIKHLDISYNRIDDFGISDILNTLKKSPCIRSLKLFGNCVGYESSKIINRMLLSGVLVQNHLDVRPYRVNHEWQCALYQEEHF